The following coding sequences lie in one Metopolophium dirhodum isolate CAU chromosome 5, ASM1992520v1, whole genome shotgun sequence genomic window:
- the LOC132944740 gene encoding uncharacterized protein LOC132944740, producing the protein MIIRILIEFNLNMAHISTGLISSLIVFILIMQENVSRRIPEDAINTNNDFECLTDNDCFEKNSYCDISLNLCSQCMNCSIYFRTSKKSIKCPKDISDCSSCFDGYFEEIFFGGEIHDLCVPNVSITSNILLPTPEKISSNSYWQDIGIFFLIINIFLILLVWTYFYKKVWNTNSNGMSNSIQDNMENLPPTYESCMKLNNYVTDDVQEFHLFTGEQPPRNEWRHQNAVPFRLTDDSLENINCMDETENLEEVDGAVAMREIEEPELHDEETMPSVWSPPPPPPLPSISEIRHVENNNNDEQPCQPPLKRIRLVQQSTDDKSYQDEDNASDMSQDE; encoded by the exons ATG ATCATACGGATATTAATAGAATTCAATTTAAACATGGCACACATTTCAACTGGATTGATAAGTTCATTAATAGTTTTCATACTG ataATGCAAGAAAATGTTTCTAGAAGAATACCAGAAGATGCTATTAATACGAATAATGATTTTGAATGTCTTACAGACAATgactgttttgaaaaaaatagttattgtgatattagtttaaatttatgcTCTCAATGTATGAATTGTAGCATATATTTTAGAACATCTAAAAAAAGTATCAAGTGTCCAAAAGATATATCAGACTGCAGTTCTTGTTTTGAtgg ttattttgaagaaatattttttggaggAGAAATTCATGATTTATGCGTACCAAATGTGTCAATAACCTCTAACATTTTATTACCAACaccag aaaaaattagttcaaattCATATTGGCAAgatattggaattttttttttaataataaatatatttttaattttattagtgtggacctatttttataaaa AAGTTTGGAATACAAATTCAAATGGCATGTCTAATTCTATACAAGATAACATGGAGAATCTACCACCAACTTATGAAAGTTGCATGAAATTGAATAACTATGTTacag ATGACGTCCAAGAATTTCATTTGTTTACTGGTGAACAGCCACCAAGAAACGAATGGAGACACCAGAATGCAGTACCATTTCGTTTAACTGATGATTCACTAGA gaatattaattgtatggaTGAAACTGAAAATCTTGAAGAAGTAGATGGAGCTGTTGCTATGAggg aaATTGAAGAACCAGAATTACATGATGAGGAAACAATGCCAAGTGTCTGGtcccccccaccaccaccaccactacctTCAATATCAGAGAT aaGGCAtgtagagaataataataatgatgaacaaCCTTGTCAACCTCCATTGAAACGCATACGACTTGTTCAACAATCTACTGATGATAAAAGTTATCAAGATGAAGATAATGCTTCAGACATGTCTcaagatgaataa